A single Larimichthys crocea isolate SSNF chromosome VIII, L_crocea_2.0, whole genome shotgun sequence DNA region contains:
- the adam10a gene encoding disintegrin and metalloproteinase domain-containing protein 10 isoform X2 → MIFVKLILMFCCLRDVTGQFENHLNKYIRHYEGLSYDTEALHNSHQRAKRALSPQDKTVQLDFSAHGRHFNLRMKRDTTLFSPDLIIEVSGKETPTDTSHIYSGEIFGEKGTLTHGSVVDGRFEGFIKTHQGTYYVEPSERYLKDKKVPFHSIIYHEDDISYPHKYGSEGGCADHSVFERMRKYQASASEEPVKVNSVLEEESSHGPVILRIKRAAAKEKNTCQLFIQTDHLFFRYYGTREAVIAQISSHVKAIDSIYQATDFMGIRNISFMVKRIRINTTTDEKDRTNPFRFSNIGVEKFLELNSEQNHDDYCLAYVFTDRDFDDGVLGLAWVGAPSGSSGGICERNKLYSDGKRKSLNTGIITVQNYASHVPPKVSHITFAHEVGHNFGSPHDSGIECTPGESKSQEKKEQGNYIMYARATSGDKHNNNKFSICSIRNISAVLTKKRDDCFVESGQPICGNGLVEGEEQCDCGYSDQCKDACCYDANEVEGKKCKLKPGKICSPSQGPCCTSECTFKGTNDKCRPESECAQEGLCNGAGAQCPASEPKANFTSCHSETQVCLNGACSGSICEKYSLEVCTCASQQGMDEAAELCHVCCMEKMNPSTCSSSGSEKWAKYFNMKVTTLQPGSPCNDFKGYCDVFMRCRLVDADGPLARLKKAIFNAELYENIAEWIVAHWWAVLLMGIALIMLMAGFIKICSVHTPSSNPKLPPPKPLPGTLKRRRQQQANMQSQGQRHPRQHRENYQMGQMRR, encoded by the exons ATGATATTTGTCAAACTAATTCTCATGTTTTGCTGCCTACGAGATGTTACAG gtcagtttgagaaccacttaAACAAATACATCCGCCATTATGAAGGTTTATCGTATGACACAGAAGCCCTGCACAACAGTCACCAGAGAGCCAAGAGGGCACTCTCTCCTCAAGACAAGACGGTGCAGCTGGACTTCAGTGCACATGGCAG ACATTTCAATTTGCGGATGAAGAGAGATACAACTCTGTTCTCTCCCGATCTCATCATTGAGGTATCAGGAAAGGAGACACCCACTGATACATCACACATTTACAGTGGAGAAATCTTTG gtgaaaAGGGCACACTGACCCACGGCTCTGTGGTTGATGGGCGCTTTGAGGGCTTCATTAAAACCCACCAAGGAACATACTATGTGGAGCCCTCAGAGAGGTACCTTAAGGACAAGAAGGTGCCCTTCCACTCCATCATCTATCATGAAGATGACATCA GTTATCCTCATAAGTATGGCTCAGAGGGCGGCTGCGCTGACCACTCAGTGTTTGAGAGGATGAGGAAGTACCAAGCATCTGCATCGGAAGAGCCAGTCAAA GTGAACAGTGTGTTGGAAGAGGAGAGCTCCCACGGCCCTGTTATTCTCAGGATAAAGAGGGCAGCAgcgaaagagaaaaacacatgccAGCTCTTTATTCAGACTGATCACCTATTCTTCAGATACTACGGCACAAGAGAGGCTGTCATTGCCCAG ATCTCCAGCCATGTAAAGGCCATTGACTCCATCTACCAGGCCACAGACTTCATGGGCATCCGAAACATCAGCTTCATGGTTAAAAGGATCAGG ataAATACCACCACTGATGAAAAAGACAGAACCAATCCTTTCCGCTTTTCCAACATCGGAGTGGAGAAGTTTTTGGAGCTTAACTCTGAACAAAACCATGATGACTACTGTCTGGCCTATGTCTTCACTGACAGGGACTTTGATGATGGAGTTCTTGGTTTGGCTTGGGTTGGGGCTCCTTCAG GTAGTTCTGGGGGCATCTGTGAAAGGAACAAACTGTACTCTGACGGGAAGAGGAAGTCTCTGAACACTGGTATCATTACTGTGCAGAACTATGCCTCCCATGTCCCTCCCAAGGTGTCACACATCACCTTCGCTCACGAGGTTGGGCACAACTTTGGGTCCCCT CATGACTCTGGGATCGAATGCACCCCTGGAGAGTCTAAGTCgcaggaaaaaaaggagcaaGGAAACTACATCATGTATGCCAGAGCCACATCAGGGGACAAGCACAACAATAACAAGTTCTCCATCTGCAGCATCCGTAACATAAGTGCTGTTCTGACAAAAAAGAGAGACGACTGTTTTGTCG aGTCTGGTCAGCCTATTTGTGGTAATGGACTAGTGGAAGGTGAAGAACAGTGTGACTGCGGCTACAGTGATCAGTGTAAAGACGCCTGCTGCTATGACGCCAATGAAGTGGAGGGCAAAAAGTGCAAACTGAAGCCTGGCAAAATCTGCAG TCCCAGCCAAGGCCCATGTTGCACATCAGAGTGTACGTTCAAGGGCACAAATGACAAGTGCAGACCTGAGTCTGAGTGTGCCCAAGAGGGCTTGTGCAATGGAGCTGGTGCTCAATGTCCTGCCTCAGAACCAAAGGCAAACTTCACCTCTTGCCATTCCGAAACTCAAGTCTGCCTCAATGGG GCTTGTTCTGGTTCCATTTGTGAGAAGTATAGTCTCGAGGTATGCACCTGTGCCAGCCAACAAGGCATGGATGAGGCAGCCGAGCTGTGCCACGTGTGCTGCATGGAGAAAA TGAACCCCagcacctgcagcagctccggCTCAGAAAAATGGGCCAAATACTTCAACATGAAGGTCACAACTCTGCAGCCCGGCTCACCTTGCAATGATTTTAAGGGCTACTGTGATGTGTTCATGAGGTGTCGTCTGGTGGACGCAGACGGGCCTCTGGCAAGACTTAAGAAAGCAATCTTCAACGCAGAACTCTATGAGAATATTGCAGAGTGGATAGTG GCTCACTGGTGGGCAGTGCTATTGATGGGCATCGCTCTGATTATGCTAATGGCCGGCTTCATCAAAATCTGCAGCGTCCACACACCCAGCAGTAACCCCAAACTGCCCCCACCAAAGCCACTGCCAG GTACACTGAAAAgaaggaggcagcagcaggcaAACATGCAGTCACAGGGCCAGCGCCACCCACGTCAGCACAGAGAGAACTATCAAATGGGGCAGATGAGACGCTGA
- the adam10a gene encoding disintegrin and metalloproteinase domain-containing protein 10 isoform X1: MIFVKLILMFCCLRDVTGQFENHLNKYIRHYEGLSYDTEALHNSHQRAKRALSPQDKTVQLDFSAHGRHFNLRMKRDTTLFSPDLIIEVSGKETPTDTSHIYSGEIFGEKGTLTHGSVVDGRFEGFIKTHQGTYYVEPSERYLKDKKVPFHSIIYHEDDISYPHKYGSEGGCADHSVFERMRKYQASASEEPVKQVNSVLEEESSHGPVILRIKRAAAKEKNTCQLFIQTDHLFFRYYGTREAVIAQISSHVKAIDSIYQATDFMGIRNISFMVKRIRINTTTDEKDRTNPFRFSNIGVEKFLELNSEQNHDDYCLAYVFTDRDFDDGVLGLAWVGAPSGSSGGICERNKLYSDGKRKSLNTGIITVQNYASHVPPKVSHITFAHEVGHNFGSPHDSGIECTPGESKSQEKKEQGNYIMYARATSGDKHNNNKFSICSIRNISAVLTKKRDDCFVESGQPICGNGLVEGEEQCDCGYSDQCKDACCYDANEVEGKKCKLKPGKICSPSQGPCCTSECTFKGTNDKCRPESECAQEGLCNGAGAQCPASEPKANFTSCHSETQVCLNGACSGSICEKYSLEVCTCASQQGMDEAAELCHVCCMEKMNPSTCSSSGSEKWAKYFNMKVTTLQPGSPCNDFKGYCDVFMRCRLVDADGPLARLKKAIFNAELYENIAEWIVAHWWAVLLMGIALIMLMAGFIKICSVHTPSSNPKLPPPKPLPGTLKRRRQQQANMQSQGQRHPRQHRENYQMGQMRR; this comes from the exons ATGATATTTGTCAAACTAATTCTCATGTTTTGCTGCCTACGAGATGTTACAG gtcagtttgagaaccacttaAACAAATACATCCGCCATTATGAAGGTTTATCGTATGACACAGAAGCCCTGCACAACAGTCACCAGAGAGCCAAGAGGGCACTCTCTCCTCAAGACAAGACGGTGCAGCTGGACTTCAGTGCACATGGCAG ACATTTCAATTTGCGGATGAAGAGAGATACAACTCTGTTCTCTCCCGATCTCATCATTGAGGTATCAGGAAAGGAGACACCCACTGATACATCACACATTTACAGTGGAGAAATCTTTG gtgaaaAGGGCACACTGACCCACGGCTCTGTGGTTGATGGGCGCTTTGAGGGCTTCATTAAAACCCACCAAGGAACATACTATGTGGAGCCCTCAGAGAGGTACCTTAAGGACAAGAAGGTGCCCTTCCACTCCATCATCTATCATGAAGATGACATCA GTTATCCTCATAAGTATGGCTCAGAGGGCGGCTGCGCTGACCACTCAGTGTTTGAGAGGATGAGGAAGTACCAAGCATCTGCATCGGAAGAGCCAGTCAAA CAGGTGAACAGTGTGTTGGAAGAGGAGAGCTCCCACGGCCCTGTTATTCTCAGGATAAAGAGGGCAGCAgcgaaagagaaaaacacatgccAGCTCTTTATTCAGACTGATCACCTATTCTTCAGATACTACGGCACAAGAGAGGCTGTCATTGCCCAG ATCTCCAGCCATGTAAAGGCCATTGACTCCATCTACCAGGCCACAGACTTCATGGGCATCCGAAACATCAGCTTCATGGTTAAAAGGATCAGG ataAATACCACCACTGATGAAAAAGACAGAACCAATCCTTTCCGCTTTTCCAACATCGGAGTGGAGAAGTTTTTGGAGCTTAACTCTGAACAAAACCATGATGACTACTGTCTGGCCTATGTCTTCACTGACAGGGACTTTGATGATGGAGTTCTTGGTTTGGCTTGGGTTGGGGCTCCTTCAG GTAGTTCTGGGGGCATCTGTGAAAGGAACAAACTGTACTCTGACGGGAAGAGGAAGTCTCTGAACACTGGTATCATTACTGTGCAGAACTATGCCTCCCATGTCCCTCCCAAGGTGTCACACATCACCTTCGCTCACGAGGTTGGGCACAACTTTGGGTCCCCT CATGACTCTGGGATCGAATGCACCCCTGGAGAGTCTAAGTCgcaggaaaaaaaggagcaaGGAAACTACATCATGTATGCCAGAGCCACATCAGGGGACAAGCACAACAATAACAAGTTCTCCATCTGCAGCATCCGTAACATAAGTGCTGTTCTGACAAAAAAGAGAGACGACTGTTTTGTCG aGTCTGGTCAGCCTATTTGTGGTAATGGACTAGTGGAAGGTGAAGAACAGTGTGACTGCGGCTACAGTGATCAGTGTAAAGACGCCTGCTGCTATGACGCCAATGAAGTGGAGGGCAAAAAGTGCAAACTGAAGCCTGGCAAAATCTGCAG TCCCAGCCAAGGCCCATGTTGCACATCAGAGTGTACGTTCAAGGGCACAAATGACAAGTGCAGACCTGAGTCTGAGTGTGCCCAAGAGGGCTTGTGCAATGGAGCTGGTGCTCAATGTCCTGCCTCAGAACCAAAGGCAAACTTCACCTCTTGCCATTCCGAAACTCAAGTCTGCCTCAATGGG GCTTGTTCTGGTTCCATTTGTGAGAAGTATAGTCTCGAGGTATGCACCTGTGCCAGCCAACAAGGCATGGATGAGGCAGCCGAGCTGTGCCACGTGTGCTGCATGGAGAAAA TGAACCCCagcacctgcagcagctccggCTCAGAAAAATGGGCCAAATACTTCAACATGAAGGTCACAACTCTGCAGCCCGGCTCACCTTGCAATGATTTTAAGGGCTACTGTGATGTGTTCATGAGGTGTCGTCTGGTGGACGCAGACGGGCCTCTGGCAAGACTTAAGAAAGCAATCTTCAACGCAGAACTCTATGAGAATATTGCAGAGTGGATAGTG GCTCACTGGTGGGCAGTGCTATTGATGGGCATCGCTCTGATTATGCTAATGGCCGGCTTCATCAAAATCTGCAGCGTCCACACACCCAGCAGTAACCCCAAACTGCCCCCACCAAAGCCACTGCCAG GTACACTGAAAAgaaggaggcagcagcaggcaAACATGCAGTCACAGGGCCAGCGCCACCCACGTCAGCACAGAGAGAACTATCAAATGGGGCAGATGAGACGCTGA